Below is a window of Rhodamnia argentea isolate NSW1041297 chromosome 11, ASM2092103v1, whole genome shotgun sequence DNA.
CATGGCGAGTTGAATTTAGATCATTTTGATCCCTTTTGACACTGTCATTTTGACATGATAACTCCTCCTGAACAGTAATGCAATGGGAGGTTAAATTAGCAACACCATTGTATCAGCAAACTTCCAGTATTCCACAATAACAGATGAAATGCATCAAAATAGCAAACTTTTTCAGCTTCTAAATGGTGTTGACTATCAGCACCTTCCAGCCTCTTTCCCATCTGCACATGAATGAAAGATAAGTTACCAATCAACATTAGCAGTAACTTAGGGTAACAATAATACTAAAAGACTGTAGGATAGAGAAGAGTATATTTGCTAAGAAGTCACCTGGACTCGTAGCTCGGGTGGCAATACCTCTAGTACAGCtggatcaattttttcaatCGTGTCAGGCTACAAAATGATCAAGAGAGGATGTCAGTTTTACATCTCAAAATTAGATGAAGTAGCATCAATGGGACTAAGGCTAGAGACGGGGAATTCCATATTGGGCACTAATAATCCTGTGCAAAAAAGAAGTATCAAAACTAAATTCCAAAGCTAGAATACACCATAGCAGCTCTAAACCTAGGTTAGCCAGCAAAGGGTGGCATCTCAATAGAAACTTGAGAAGCAAGAAAGTTCCCGCCAAATAAAGCATACCAGaatcatctcttcttcttcattatcttcATCAGAAGAAATCACAGTTTGGGATGTTGATGCAATTTTAGCAAATCTCTGCTCTTCCTCTGCTGCAATAGATGCTGCCAACCTAAACAAAATCATTACGAAAATCAACCACGTGAACCAATCACCaatgaaagagaagatgatCGTAAAATGCTTAGAGAAAACCTCACATTTCATCTAGCTTTTCCTGGTCATGGCGAGCATTTCCCATTGTACCAGATTGGTCATATAAAACCTTCTTACCCTTGGCATCACTCATTTGTTTTTGCCTCTTTATATCTTCTGCCAATTCTTTCAGCCTCAGAGTTTTAAGCTGCAACAGCAAAAGGGGAACAAAAGTCATGTAAGAACAATCCAATGGCATGATCGCTAAAATAGCGCCGTGCAGCACAGCAGAGAGAAACTAAAGGCACTTTACAACCAAGGCCTTGAGGAAAAGAAGCCACGCACAGCAATTAAGGTCACATCCACACTAAACGAATTCGAGATGGATGATTGCTATACGTGGCTAGGATTGAGCGTCAGTAAACTAAACTCTCAAGGTAATTGGAAAGTATCAGAATTATAAAAACCCTGAAGACCCTAGATACAGAAATGATGTGACTTTACTATCAAACCACCAAAAAGCACAATACACGTGTTTATTACGTCAATACTCTTCCTCAaggaaaagttaattttttggcCTCCAAGCTCGATCAGTGGTTATAAACGAAAATAAGGGTATGGAAATTCTAACACAGCAATATCAAGTAAATATGCCATTTAATCACTTCCTATCATCTGAAAGCTAATCTCACTAATTTATCAGTTCTTACAACGGAACATCTCAATTAGGTAGACGTGGTCTCATTAGCTTCATTGCTTGACATTCCACTCCACGACATAGCACTTAAAGTTAGCAAGAATCAAAATGGGACTGCTCCGCTAAATCCACTCACGTGATTGAGAAGCAACTTCTCAGCAGTCTTCCGGATTTTGGCCTGCGCGTTCTCGCGCTGCCTCCGGCGAGCGACGACGGTGCGCCTCTTGAGAGCGGGCGTGCCGCCGTCGAAGACGAACACGGGCTTCGTCCTGAGGAACAGGAGCTTGCAAATGCGGCGGAAGAAGCCAAGCAAGTGCGCGTTGCGGaccatctctcctctctcgTCCCGCATGGCCTTCATGAACTGCACCATCCAGATACTGGCATCTGCAGCAGCGTAGAGAAAAGAGAAGCTCGATTAGGCGCGAACTCGGACGGGTGAAAAGCGATCGGCGAGCGAGGAAGTGGCAGGGAGGAAGAGGAAGCACCGATGGCGAGCTTTTTCCCGGCGAGGGTCTCGACGGAGACGCGGCGACCGACGGGAGCGAGGAGTTCCCATAGACCGTGGACccccatttctttatttgccTCCGATTTTTCGATTTGGTCAGCATTTTATACGGGGGTTGGCGATGGAGACGACGGAGAGGAAGATAGTCGGTCGGTCCAGCGGGCTGCGCGGGTCTTTGACGGGCTTAAACCGAGCCTACTGGCAAAGGTCAGGCCGGGCCAGTTCTGTCTCCCGACCTGCGCTCCTTgcccgaaaaaacaaaaaccgagCCCGGCCCATTTGAGAGACTAGCGGGTCGGTCGAGTCACCGTATTGTCAGATTCGGCCCATTCAAAAGCCTTTGTTGTAGTGCGAATTTTGGAAGGTGTATAATTTATTAATTCCGACAAATAAAAGAACCTCGtgttctgacccaaaaaaaggaaaaaaaaaaaaaaaggaactctcTTTGGATGATTGGGTGGGACGACAGGCGTGACATGATTTCATCCGAAAAATAAGTTTCATCTTGCcgtaaaaatttctatttttttttctgaaaacgcaaaaaaaaaaaaaaattcttcgttcattttcattttccatctCCATTTAAACCGATACTATCTACAGTCACACAAAAGCATAACTTTTATGGGTTTCCGAATCCATGTTAAGATAACAATCTGCTAAATATATTTTAGCGTTTCTTATTTGCACTTGAAAAGTTTGATGAAAATAACCAAACATAATCGGAACTGCCCAAAATCCTATTCTCGTCCATTCTCGTGCTCCGATGTCGTAACTCGTCTAACGCATGACCGGACAGATAGTGGGGATGGTCGGGCAGGGAGGACTGTCGGGGTCGAATCGTCGGCGAGACCCATAGacgagagaaaaggaaaaacgaaagaaaaacaagtcTTTGATATAATTGATGAATGAACTGTTGAAGATTCCTTTGAATATATAAGTAGAGTTTTTATTCTATACAACCTTTGTATTGTGTACGCCTTCCAAGTCTAACAAAACCCCCCAGAACAACTCGTTAGATTCCATCAACCCGACACGCATCAATCAATCGTCGATGAACAAAAGAATGTCAACCCACGTACGACACCGTTTGGCTTTTCCCCCGGTCGGAGGGAAAAGCGAACACGTCAGACATAGCTCCACATCCCTCCGACGACGACGGCAATCCCAGGTCGCGAAGATCCGTCCTCCACAAATGCGGCCATCGGTCAGCGGAGTaacggttctctctctctctctctctctctctccaggaGCAGCGCGGTGAGCGGGCGGGCGTCACGTGAACAGGGGGCCGCTGTGGTTCCCGAGGTCCATCGAGGACTTGCACGACGCCGGGATCGAGGCGTATCTTGACGAGAAGTCGCGGCGGAGGACGTCCTCCTCGAACAGGGGGTGGCCGTTCTGCCCGGGGCCCTCGTCGAAGTTCAGCGCGTAGCTCAGCGGGTCGTACCGGAACTGCGGGTTCCGGCTGAACCGGTTCTTGTTGAACCGCCGTATGAACGTCTTCCACCTCGGGCCCGCCACCAGCTCCGACCACTCCCGCACCCTGTGCCACCCCCGCGCCCACCACGGGTCGTCCGGGGTGTCCCCGACCCGCTCCCACCAGTTCGTCCCGGCGGGCGCGGCGACGGCGGGCGGGCGGTCCACGTCGTCGTCGGAGGAGCCGAGGAAGGGCACCCAGAAGCAGCACCCCCGCTTGGCGAAGGCGGCGTCCGCGGATTCGTCGCTGGACCCGCGGTCCCGCCGAGGGGAGACCTCGAGGGAATGCGAGGACGACATAGGATCCGAGGAACGCGGAACCGATCGGAAAACGGAATTGGATCGGGAGGGATTTGCAGAGGGAATGGTGGCCGCCAGAGAGAGATGGTGCAAACCCTAGCCCGCCTAGGCTCCTCCGATCCTCCTCCTTCGTCTTCTCTGTTTTCGGTGGTTTTGTTTTCGATATTAATGGAGAAAGAGAACGTGGGGTGGTAACGGAAAGATCGGTGACGGGCTACCGGAAATTCCGGTTGCCAGGTGTATTTCCATGCAAAGGgtcttttcacttttgtttcgagatttgtttttttttttttgaatgtcCCTCCGTTGgtgttttcattaaattatggTTTTGGTCTCGATAAAGTTGTTAGAAACTTCTCCCCCATGGCAAGGGATTTAACATGCCCAAAAAGTAACGGATTAATTATAGAAGGATTTTTATATTGTACGCAATCAGGATAAATTCTTTATCAGTAGTTATCCggaaaaaatttttttttctaaactttaACATCAATGTATGatgtttttctttaacttttaatttgtttcgaTCAATGACTTCTAAATGTTCGAGGTAGTTCTTAGGCTAGAGGTTTGTTCAATCCAATCCTTCAAATTTTCATAACAAAGTCAAACCGGTTGTTTAGTGTTGTTGACAAGTTCTCACAAAGgacaatgacataaatgatctcaAAACTTttgttcaatatgcaatatcgtctatagatttttaatttattcaatgctaTCTCCGAACCATTAGTAAATGTTCTATTAGTCCATAtgctatatgaaaatgttcgataTCGTCCTTCCTTCAATTCAAGTGAACGGAATCTACTAATGCCTACCCAACCCGTCTATCCAAACGTCTAGTTTAAGGTCAATGCATAGTTTGTCCACATGTTTGGAGTTCATGTTTTGTATTTCAAATGTTCGTATTTCATGTTTTCTTAATTAAATGGAGTTGAATTtgtaaattaagaaattaaaatagtGGGAATATCAACCCAATACAACTTTAAACCATGTTCTACTTTTAAAATTGTGAAGATCACATGATAACATTTGTTTAATATATGGATTGAAGCGTTCCCCATAAAAATCTTTATTGGCATTTTGTTTAACCTTTGAATTGAAAAACGCCATATTTTGTTGTTGATTTAAGAAGTTGATTGAAATGGGAAGATATCATAAAAGATTCGGGTAGTAATATGATTACAAAAaactttttgacatttttgtggAATGTtgagggactagattgaacaaattgaaagtttaaggaTTAGATCGAGCATTTAGAAATAGtttaaagatcacattgaacaaacaaaaagttcaaggacaacattACACGTTGAAGTCAAACTTtagaaactatttttttccGTTTTCCCCAGTGATAGGTGGCAGAATCTATTTATAATCCAAAACAATGGTGGCTGGACatgatttgtattttttgggAAGGCAATCAACCTACTAATATGTTCGCCAATATTAGCGCAGCGAAGCGATTAAATACTACGTCGTCCTACTTGCAGCCTCTTAGGGAATTATCTCGTGCATTTGTTCAGTGATAAAGTTGAGATCGTAGACTTTAAAACTTTAATTTACTTAGTTTACaatgcttaaaatttttccaccgtgaagaaattgaaaaaaaaaaaccatctttCAACTTCATTTGTATATTGTTTTACAGAAGAATTCCGTACATACAACTAATTCGCAATTTTTGTAAGACTTGCTTCGCTGTACCCCAGCGCAACACGGCTGAGCTGGCTTGGCCATCCCAAATTCCGTAGGGATTAATAAAATTATGGCTTTGTGTTTGGTGGTCgggaagaattaaaaaaaaaaatcacctatcaaattagatttttttttcctccacaaaaaataagaaagaaattttcgacacaaaaaaaatagaaatttagtCTGAGCAAGAATAGAAATTCAGAAGTCTTGGATTATTACTCGGATATGTTTACCTTTCTGGTTATTTAACGAAATGTTATCGCGTCAACAGAGTTGTTACTTGTTAGAAACTTCTGCACATGGCAATTGATGGTATTTGTCTCACAATAGGCAAAGTTTGGGGATTTTGGCAACacagaaaaagtttaggatatttATTTCACCGTGAACATAATTTAGGATCTTTAGTGATATTTATCACAGTAAAAATTCTCGACCTTTATTGTTaatctccccccctctctctctcctctccggttcgaattttcttttctttgtttgtttttttgcctttgtcggtttttcttcttgtttttaatctttttcggGCACATCCGTGCCACTTGTCCTCGAAGAACATTAATTATGCCCCGCCAGATTTACATCGGTTTTTAATTgcaacccatttttttttttaagtattagcGTCACAACATACATAAttaactatttttcgggatATTTACCTCACATGAAATGGAGAAGTAATTATATTAGGATTCGGCGCAtaatcacaacgaaataaaacgtatcgagaaaaataaatcgaaacGCAAGATTTTTATTCGAATTCGTCCTTGAAGGTTATGTCTAAcaaatgattccactataattaatacatcgcacctctcgttacacGTGCTTCTCTGTCGTCGAACCACACCCCCAACAAATTTGTGGTCAGCTTGCATCTCAACTGAATCAGCaatttcgaccgaaaaaaaaagaaacggaaTCAGAAATCCACGTGGAATTTCCACCGACAGTCGTCGCATTTAATTTCGTTTCCAAGCTTTTCCGGGAAGCCAATTTTCTATCCTCTAGTACCCCAAGAGTTGACTTTGGATAAACTCCAGAGTCAAAGTCTCCGTCTCACCATCCCAAATTCCCCCTATGAATCAACCACCGATCATCCTCGTTCTCGCATCCGATCAAGAAAATTCAGGAACTGAACATGGACGCCAGCCGCATCATGGCGAAGGACAGGCTCGGGTTCTTCGGGATTCTCGGGGAAGCGCTGAGAATCTCCGCCGCCAGCCCCAGGTTCTTGATCCTCGCCTCCCTCGCATCCTTCCCGCTGTTCTGCTCCCTGCTGTTGAACGAGTTTCTCCTCCAGC
It encodes the following:
- the LOC115757480 gene encoding uncharacterized protein LOC115757480, which produces MSSSHSLEVSPRRDRGSSDESADAAFAKRGCCFWVPFLGSSDDDVDRPPAVAAPAGTNWWERVGDTPDDPWWARGWHRVREWSELVAGPRWKTFIRRFNKNRFSRNPQFRYDPLSYALNFDEGPGQNGHPLFEEDVLRRDFSSRYASIPASCKSSMDLGNHSGPLFT